A DNA window from Seriola aureovittata isolate HTS-2021-v1 ecotype China chromosome 8, ASM2101889v1, whole genome shotgun sequence contains the following coding sequences:
- the ergic1 gene encoding endoplasmic reticulum-Golgi intermediate compartment protein 1 has protein sequence MPFDVRRFDIYRKVPKDLTQPTYTGAFISILCCVFILFLFLSELTGFIATEIVNELYVDDPDKDSGGKIDVSLNISLPNLHCDLVGLDIQDEMGRHEVGHIDNSMKIPLNQGDGCRFEGEFTINKVPGNFHVSTHSATAQPQSPDMTHTIHKLAFGEKLQVQKVQGAFNALGGADKLSSNPLASHDYILKIVPTVYEDLSGRQRFSYQYTVANKEYVAYSHTGRIIPAIWFRYDLSPITVKYTERRQPFYRFITTICAIVGGTFTVAGIIDSCIFTASEAWKKIQIGKMS, from the exons aTTCGATATCTACAGGAAAGTGCCAAAAGATCTCACCCAGCCCACATACACAGGAGCATTCA TTTCCATTCTCTGCTGTGTCTTCATACTTTTCCTGTTCCTATCTGAGCTGACGGGATTCATAGCCACTGAAAT AGTAAATGAACTGTATGTGGATGATCCTGATAAAGACAGTGGTGGGAAGATAGATGTGAGTTTAAACATCAGTTTGCCAAACTTACACTGTGATT tggtAGGTTTGGACATCCAGGATGAGATGGGCCGCCATGAGGTCGGTCACATTGACAACTCCATGAAGATTCCTCTCAACCAGGGTGACGGTTGTCGCTTTGAGGGAGAATTCACCATCAACAAA GTACCAGGAAACTTCCACGTTTCGACACACAGCGCTACTGCACAGCCCCAGAGCCCTGACATGACACACACCATCCACAAACTGGCCTTTGGGGAAAAGCTTCAg GTACAAAAAGTACAAGGAGCCTTCAATGCGTTGGGAGGGGCCGACAAGCTCTCATCTAATC CTCTGGCCTCTCATGACTACATACTGAAGATTGTTCCAACAGTGTATGAAGACCTGTCAGGCAGACAGAGGTTCTCCTACCAGTACACGGTAGCCAACAAG GAATACGTTGCTTACAGCCACACGGGCAGGATCATCCCGGCCATCTGGTTCAGATACGACCTCAGTCCAATCACGGTCAAgtacacagagaggagacagccCTTCTACCGCTTCATCACAACA ATCTGTGCCATTGTTGGAGGGACGTTCACAGTCGCAGGCATCATCGACTCCTGTATATTCACCGCTTCAGAGGCCTGGAAGAAGATCCAGATAGGAAAGATGTCATGA